AAAGATGGACTACTACTTAGATAAAGGATATAATCAGTTTGATTCTTAAAGGATTCTCAATGAAAAAAAGGTAACAAAGTGTTACCAACATTAAGTTATTGTCTATGCTACAATAATAACAGAAACAATATATGAAAAAGTAATAATAAGAGAACTAAAAATGTAGTTAAGATATATATATTTGAGAAGTTTTATTAAGTAGAAATTTCAGGTATTTCCGCTTGATTGCTTAACATGATgaagagattgatgaatatattattcataaagtaaaaatTGATGATTAAAGTGGAGAGGGGTGTCACgagttttgggtaccataatgtcATTTAGATTAACAGAATTTTGTAAGATGATTGTTAGATCAATCATACTTTACGGATCTGAAGGTAAAGcaaacatatacaaaaaatttgTCACAAAAATCAGAATATTGAAGTGAATGTGGAATTTCCACGGAAGACAAAGAATAGGGTTTTTATTTGCCATAGCTCAAATAGAGGACAAAATGAAGAATCATCTACATTTCTAAGTAGGTTTTAAATAGTGTGGCTAGATGAGTGACAAATGAAGAGCTTAAAAGACTTTCCTCCAACCCCATGACAGATTTATATAGTTGATCTCAAATAGTTGAAACATCACGACTTATTGTTGAAAAGTAGTTCCTTCGTTTGGTTTCTTGCTTGGCCTGAGAGTGCTCctaatcaaggtatgcaatttcgtatcGTACTAGAGTATCGACGTTCGTtcggtatatatacatatatatatatatacatatatatatatacatatatatatatacatatatatatatatgtataattcgatgacgtcgcctctcttctcccaggCGGGACGACGTcgcctcatttatatatatatatataaattaataaatatatatttatatataaaagattatatatatatatatcgttctgtTCGGTAACGGGCGATCCGTATACCGGTAAGCTAATGGACTGATACGTACCACTTGTACCGAAcggtactattcgaaattgcataccttgctcaTAATCAACCTAAACACTGTCTAAGAATCCTAACAATTACAAACATAATATAGCAAAACCAACTAATATGGTACTAAAGAATATTGCTCTCactaaaataaaaacaaaattctGGATAAAATCCCAGAAAATAGACAAACACATCatcctataaaaaaataattaaaaacaatACTAGACACATGCTTGACTAGACTTAGACACGATTTAACAAAATTAACTCAACCCATTTTAATACACCTGAACTCAACCTGAACCCCACTGCATCACGTTTAGAGCCAAAGGTGACACATATGAAGAGTTTGTAAATAGATATGTTGCACTGTAAGATGAGAAGTCTCTGATGTGCAATTAATGTAACACCCAAAACAGGACATACCATCAAATTCCTGGCTTATGATTGGGTATTATGTTTCTTAAACTGATCCACGACATAGCAAACCATACGTGCAAAACAATATACAGACATGCATAAAAAGTCTCATTACATGCTCATGGCAGAGAAAAAAGCAACCatccaaacaaacaaaaaattatAAAGTGCATTAAAGTCAAATAATGATGTCACAATGAGCCTAATAGGGATATAAACAGCAATCAAATAATGCAATCAACCCAATAAATGAGGTAGGTGCCAAAGAAGGAGAAAAGACTTAAGCTAGGAGGAAACAACTAAACAAATAAAACTACCATGATTACACAAAAAATACTGATGGTTTGCAAATACCAGTTAAAATTCAATAAGGTTCTTTAAAAGGTAGATATAAACAGCATTAAAGAAGAATTTTTGGTAACCACGAAATGAGTTTCTATGAGCTTACCCAGAGGCACGATTAAAAGAACTTGAACCACCTCGAACAAATTGTGGACTGAAAAGAAGGTTTCTCAAAGTTAGCTTCCAGCAAAAAACCTCATTCAAAATTTGGGTAAGTGAAAGATACTCTCTACTCAAGAAGATTTATGTCTATGGACATCCAAGAAACCTCATTCAAAATTTTAAACTAAACTTCATGAAGTTCCTAGAAGTTTAGGTTCTACCGAAATGAAATGTtttgacatgatccattcaaagaTAGGCTTACAAAATTAGTGTGTGGAGTGTGGACATTCTTTAATATCATCTGAGATAAAAGGTATCATTCAAACACCAAAATCAAATATATGGtaagataataaataaaaatgtaaaacaaATCTAATTAAAACATCATAAAATTTTACAGTTTAAGAAAACATCTAAAAATATATCCTtaggaaaaaaaaacatatatcaaCCTGCACgcaaacacacaaacacacacaatgTAATAATTCAATGCACTATACTACCCAAACATGGTAAACAAAGTTGGAGTCCAATAAGAGAGGAGAAGACCTACGTGTTACAAACTACCAAGTAAACATGAGGTGATTTCTgataaagaagagaagaaaaacaacACTGAAATCCCAGACACAGCACACTCCACAATCAATTTTTTCACATAACCAGAATTAAcctatagaaaaaaaattaggtAAGACTCATTAAGTAACAAATATACGAAGACCTATGAGTTACAAAGTTGGAGTCCAATAAGAAAGGAGAAGACCTACGTGTTACAAACTACCAAGTAAACATGAGGTGATTTCTgataaagaagagaagaaaaacaacACTGAAATCCCTGACACAGCACACTCCACAATCAAATTTTTCACATAACCAGAATTAAtctatagaaaaaaaattaggtAAGACTCATTAAGTAACAAATATACAAAGACATCAGTTCAAGACATTGACACAAATCAGTAAGCAAAAAGATAAATAACAGAAGAGAATCACGTACGTCATAACAACTGTCCTTTTTCCTCTACCATTTGGACCGCCAAGAACATTCACACGAGGAGTGATAGGCAAGCCTAGATTAGTGCCTATAACTTCTATTTTCATGGGTTTCCCATCCAGCTGCACATTGTTATATCGCTTTAAAGCAGCCATGGCATCACTTCTTCTTGTATACACCACTTCTGCTGAACCCTGTAAACAAAATTAAGATTTCAATCAACTAAATGCAAGAGACAAAGAGAGGCTTCTACAACAGactattcccttgtatcatccacAGCAACAACAATCCCCTTAAGGAATTGTATCCAAGTTTAAAGGGCAACATAGCACAATCATTCCTCTGAAGAGTCAACTGAATCACAAAGAACAATATTGTACAACCTTGCCACTACACCAATGTAAATGGTTTCTGCGTCAAGCATGCAAACTGTTCATGTGTTAAAGATTATGCTGTTCACATAAGATTATGATGTTCACATAACTTATCACTGTTCCTATGTTTCCATGTTAAGTTTTAGGATTTACCTATAAAAACAATCCTGATGGGCTTTTTCATTATTGAAATCTCAGTTGAATTTAATGTGAACTTATAAGGTCATGTTTGCTACATAACTTATCAGTTAAATTTTAACTTTTACAATTAGAGCATGTCCAGTTGTGATATCTTTATACATCAATGGcatgaaaaaaaagtaaaatataacCCTGGGCAGCTTACTGCTAGTAACTTCTTTAATACTTTTTTCGACCATGTTGACAATGGCTGCTTGGTATAAGTTTGAACAGACACATTTCTTGACCCATCATGTGGActgacatttttttttctttttttttgtgattatAAACAAAAACGTCCGAGTGTTCAATATAATAACCATACTTCCTCCCATACAAATACATAAACAACATAGATAAACAATGGCATTCAAAATAACAGCTGAAAATATAACAGCCATAAAAAACAATCATTTTCTAGATTTTATTAGTTCCCCTTAAGTTAAAAAGGGCAAGGCAATTCTCCCATGCTTCGATCTTAAGAAGTCATGGTAAGAAAACTCATTCATGCTGAATATAAAATTACACTTTCTATTTCCTaaagcaaaaaaaagaagaagataagatGCAATAAAGAATTTTGTATGCTTTATATGCAACAGTCAATCTTGCACAAAGAATAAAAGAACAATATGCTGGTTGTATTAGAAAAAGACAAGCTACTCACACTTGGGCGACCAGTCCTATCGTAATGAACTGCAAATCGCTTGAGGTCACCAACTTCAGAGAACAACTCCTGTAGTAGGATTaaaatttgattaaataaaaagaatatatgaCCAAAAGATAGTATAACTTGGTTAACTTAAGGATTCAACTCACCCTTATATCTTCATTGGAGACCCCATAATCTAAATTCGAGATGTAAAGTTTTGTACCAGTTTCAATTCCTGAAATGCCTGCAGCTACCATGCTATCATCAAATAGATCATGTCTCCATATCATATCCTTTGTTCTGCTGAAGGACTGATGAAATTGCAACCAAAGATCCAGATCATGGAACAGATGTGTTAGCACATaatcacaaaaaaaataaaaagttcacTGTGCATAGTAAGTCTAATATAAGAATGAAGATACGTTCTTATAATAAATATCAACAGCAGCAAATTCTGCAGTTGGAAAAGCACTTTTTACCAATATAGAACAAATCAAATAGCATATAAAGCATGTAGATAAGAGTTTACGATGAGAATTCCACCAAAATAGCACATAACCGGAAGTAGAGAATTCCACCAATATCATATGCTGACCATAAGTTACTGGTGAGAGCTCCAGTTCCAAAGTACGAGCCCTTAAGCACTTCCACAAAAAACGACCCCATGAACTAGCATACAAATTGAGGGCTTGACTGTCGAAGATATGAAGTTCCAAATTTAGCAACAGATCCCTTGAAATTCTCCCCTTTAAATCCTTCATTAATGAATTAAGCACCAAAAAGTAATATAATCTGAATGCTGTGTATGAGCCTCTCCATGTAAAAAGTTCTGATATCCAGCCCTTCGTGTCTTGGTTTCTAATGATTCAGATTCTTGAAGGTATGCATAAAAAAGCAACAGTTTTGGGCTTGCCTTGGCAATCTTGTATGGAGATGGCCGACTGTTAACCCTGAGAGAGCCTTGATGAAGCATCCCCATTCCCCTTCCACGAAAGCTACCACCACGTCCACGGCCCCGCCCTGGGCCTCGCCCTCTCCCCCTTTGACTACCAGTTCGGTTTTTAATGAGATCATCCAGTGACATATCCAAAGATGTAGCCATTCGACAATGATTAGGAAATTGCTGAGATGATAACCAAGACCTGTAATAAAAAAAACCAAATTATATTCTTTCGATCTGTCCATTAAAAAAAAGGCCCAGAAATAGAAAACATTATGGTTACCATAAGAAAGAAATATCTTATAGACAAAAACCATTGCAAATAAAAACCTAAGTAGGAAATAAAAAGTGTAAACTAATCAGAACTACAAACTAAAGAACTGTAGTGTAGACATTTTAAAAGTCTTAACAATCAGATGCTCTAGATGGCTTTATGAAATTTGATTGTGTCAATAATTGCAAAATCTCCCTGGCAATCCTTCGAAGTGATCATAACAATAAAAATTAAGGCATGACTCAGACACTTGGCCTTACAAGGTCTAATAGCACACTCAAAgctcgctcgaagcgcccaaCACCTCGGTTCGGGCGAGTGCCCAGGCGGTGCCTCCTTGAAGCGCACCACTTGGTCCACACACAAGGCACTCAGTCCTCGTCTCGCCCGAGCACTTAGGCGagcacctatttaaatcactgcatACAGACAAAAAAATTTGTGCTTCTTGTTGTAGGTTATTTTAGTTGATTTATCGCGATATCTTGAGGCATTTGTGGGCTTCTGACCTATTCATTTGATGTCTTTCTCTATTGCCAATCTTTTTGCCAATTAACTTTGTTTTTGTCGTTCCTCACGATAGTAGGAGAATGGAACTTTGCTTTAATTGTTGAATGTGAACTTTGGAAGGAGATTTGTCTGCATTTAGCATTGAACACAGCTAAATATATTGTTATTTCCCAATAGAGTTTGCTTCCTTGAGGGATCTGCTCCCTTCGGCTCTAACTGCAGATCATATGGTCTTGTGGTTTCACCAGTAGggaatccttttttttctttctgaaaataGCAAGTGGTGAAGGCACAATGTTGTTTATGAACTTTGTTGTTTATGAAGAGGAGAAAACAACACTTAGGTATCATCAATTTTAGGGGAAAAATGTGGTGGCACGATATTGTTATTGTTTGattaacattaaaaataaaaataaaaaaccagaTGCCCCAAATTGTCTTGTGGAAACCCAATTAACACATAAGCAGAATGTGCATCATATTCTCCACAATAGCACCAATCCTTGACGAAATCAAAGCAACTGTCTAATAGAACATTAGCATATAATAGGTAATAACACTATCCATACCCCATAAAAACATTCAATTCAAGGAAAAAACATTAAATCTTTCTTCCACAGGATAATGTAGTTACCAAGCTTATTTAATACAGTGCATAGTTGGTGTAATATTCTTGAAACACCAATGTCCATTTCCAAAAATGCCATGACTTAATAAAATTTGCATACACAatcgagattaaaagaaaaatattttaagaaaCAACCCACACCAAGCAATTTGATAGATCAACCATCATTACGAGAATTATATCTAGATATTATCATAGTCATTCAACATACTATATTAAATTCTCATAAACAAAGAATCATCAAATTGGAGGATCTCGTTACTCTGAATGACCAAAATTTACACAAAATTGACTTCATGTTTGTAATATGATAGAAATATAATAGAAATAAAACATGTAAACTTCAAAAAGTGCCGGACAACCCATGACAAGCCACCTTCATTGTGTAAAATGGATAATTACTACTATTTCAAAGGTTGGGTAATTCTCACCATATTCTTACTGTGTGTTTAATAACTATAGTCACACTGCAAAATCGTCCCTAATGAAAAAGCATATCGACCATCAAAACACTAAAAGCCCAGCCTTCAACACCCAACACCAGACGCCAAAAAATTAACTGCACAACAACTAAAGCAATCTGTTTAAATCTATCACAAAACAAAGACCAAAGCGAAAAAAAGAAACAACCAGAACCCAAGAAAACACCTGCAAATAGTTAGCTACTCTGATCCAACAACAGAAAAACATATTGTCAGGCATTGTTCAACAAACTGGGGGGACCGGTACATATCGCCCGGTGCTTATCAGTCTGCCAGTGGACCGGGATATGAACTGCCCAAAAAGGGGCGGTCCAGTTTTCGTTTTAACCAGTCAATTTAGGGTATACGAGCGCGAGCACGCAGCCACACGGTCATGCCGGACCTCCTGGTATTTCTCCTCCTCCTATTCCTCTACCTTCTCATCTTCTTCCCTCGCCCCTTCTGGCACCATGATATGCCCGGAATGGACCCGTACCCAAAACTGAATAATTCAGGGCTCATAATCACATCATACTAGCAACGAGTTAACCCGCAGAAAAGATCAATCGGAAGAAACACCAAGTAAAAAACCACGTGAAAGATCAAAGAGACGATTTAGGGGCTTACGAAGGAAAAAAACCACAAGATAGAACAAAAAAATACCTCAAAACCACTACGAAGTCCTCCCCAGCTCGCTCAGAAAAAGATCATCAGAAGGGTCGGCACACAAAGAAAGGAGGGAGAACTCGGGCGAATTCACCGGGGAGCGGCGGATGAGATTTATAGGGTTAGATATCGGAGAGCGATAATGATTCCGGCTCTCTACTCGGCCTCGGCCTCCTGGGGATCGAACTTGGAAACCGAAACTTGGACGGATTCGAGCGGGTACGGGGGTTGCTAGGGCTTTAGGGAGAGAGCAGAAACCGGGGCAAAGCTTAATGGCTAAGCGTTAGGGCGACTGGATATAGACACGAACGGCCTGGCCCTTTTGATAGCCTAAAGCCAGATGGGCCCCCGTCGGCCTGGCACACCGTCCCCTTTGTGGGTCCCACACCATTTTGACCATTGCCTAATAATAAAGAACCTTAAATCTCAGCCACGCACAAATATTTGAACTATTTTACGCATTTAAAGGCCTCAAACCTCGAACAATAAATACAAAGCTCATCACCTACCTACACGAAAGCGGACCGTATACAAGTCCGAGCTCAACTTGATCTACGATAGATGGATCGGGCATTCGTTGGGTGGCCAACTTATACGAATATAATGGTTTGATGGGCTTTCAGGGTGGATTTGATTTAAATGAGTATTATTCATGTGAGCAAATTGGATCGTATTATGCTATGCCTGTGTTAACAGAAAAAGAAATGAATAGTATATTCCCCCATTGCTACGTATCGTGTACTGTCTACTGAGATATTTGTCCGAGCGACTGCACGCTCGGACATGATTGCCACGTATCTCGGTCCCCCTCCACCTTCTCTATCCAATAAAGCGCATGTTTCCATCGCAATCCACGATGGCCCACCCAAATCCACGGGACAAAAAGCCGTGCCTTCCAAAAGAGACACGGCCTTTATCGACTCCTtcccccctccctccctccctccctccgtaGGCTCGTCGTCTGACCTCCGAAACTAACGGCtcttttcctctccctcttccctcttccctccTCGCCCGGCGACCCACGTCACCCAACCATCGCTACCAACGGTCACATTATTACCATCATACGGCGCAGACTCGCAGTCCATTAACTCCCCGTCACGTGAAGCTCCGTTTCCGACCGGATCGCGTGTGGCCGGTCCGATCAAACCGGTCGCGGTCAATCCACCCGACCCCACGCGCCATCAACCACCTCACATCGATCGCCGCGCCGCAAAAGGGCCCTCCGTATTCCCACGTGGCTCTCTCTCGTTGGTCCATTATCTCAGCGGCGTATGCCGTCCCATTGCCCGTTGCTGCTTGCTCGCCAACGTCCTCCTCCCCCGTCTTCCTCCCTCTATTTATTCCGAGCTCCACCGGTGGCCATGAGATCGGTAGAGGAAAGCTGATAATAATACAAGGGTTTTGTGGTGAAGATGGTGTCCTCGCCGCGGCTGTTCTGGCCGTTGCTGGCCTTCCTTCTGGCGGTGCTACGGCCGTCCGCAGCCGCGCATGACTACGGCGATGCTCTCCGCAAGAGCATTATTTTCTTCGAGGGGCAGCGCTCCGGCAAGCTACCACACGACCAGCGCCTCACCTGGCGCCGGGACTCAGGACTCCACGACGGCGCCGCCGACGGGGTAAGGCCACCTTTTTTCGGTATCTCGTGGTGTGGCCTCGTTTCGTGGGGGGTTTAGGCTCGTGCGTGGTGGTGGTGGCTCGGTTGGCGCAGGTGGACCTGACGGGCGGGTACTACGACGCGGGGGACAACGTCAAGTTCGGCTTCCCCATGGCGTTCACCACGACGCTGATGGCTTGGAGCGTCATCGACTTCGGGAAGAGCATGGGGCCGCAGCACTTGGCGGAGGCGCTTAAGGCGGTGCGGTGGGCGACGGACTACCTTCTCAAGGCCACCGCCGTGCCCTGCGTGGTGTACGTCCAGGTCGGCGATGCCTTCCGCGACCACTCCTGCTGGGAGCGCCCCGAGGACATGGACACCCCGAGGACCGTCTACAAGGTGGACCGCGACCACCCCGGCTCCGAAATCGCCGGCGAGACCGCCGCCGCCCTCGCCGCCGCCTCCATCGCCTTCCGCTCCGCCGATCCCGCCTACTCCGCCCGCCTCCTCGATCGCGCCATCTCCGTGAGCTCACCTGAACCCGCTTCCTCTCGGTCACTCATCTCTGTCGAACACTTGGTCAGCGCCAACGAATCTCTAACAGGTGTTCGAGTTCGCGGACAAGCACCGGGGCGCCTACAGCAGCAGCCTCCATGACGCGGTGTGCCCGTTCTACTGCGACGTGTCGGGATACGAGGTGCGCCATCTCTCTGTTCTCTAAAAGCCATTCCACCCGTAGGAAATTCCACGAATGGCTTCTgatgaggtggtggtggtgcGTGTGGGCTCCTCCACAGGACGAGCTGTTGTGGGGCGCGGCGTGGCTACACAAGGCCTCGCGGAGGCGGAACTACCGCGAGTACATCAGGAGGAACGAGGTGATCCTCCACGCCGGCGACAGCATCAACGAGTTCGGCTGGGAAAACAAGCACGCGGGCATCAACGTCCTCATCTCCAAGGTATGCCCATTTATTTCACCAAGCCGGTGacgggatctctctctctctctctctcctttttaagAAAGCTGCAATTTCTGTCTTCGTCGTGTCTCGCGTCGGCTTATCTCCAGTGGCTTCTCGGGCTCCGGGAAATGGCATGGACTGTAGCTGTCATTGACAGAGGATTTTGACCGTTGTCTCTGACCTTTTGTCTTCCTTCTTTTGCTGAGACACAGCATATAATTCTTTGTTTACCGATTGGTGCAGGAAGTTTTGATGGGGAAGGATGATTACTTGGAGTCTTTCCGGATAAACGCGGATAACTTCATCTGCTCGCTGCTGCCGGGGATATCTGATCATCCACAAATCCAGTACTCGCCAGGTTTGCTGATACATCCCATTGAATCATCTGACAGGATTATTTGATCTGTTGATACTGAGTCGTGTGATCGATCCATTTCCTGTTTCGATGTGCGATGCAAGGTGGGCTGTTGTTCAAGGCCGGAGGGAGCAACATGCAGCACGTCACGGCGCTCTCCTTCCTGCTCCTCGCCTACTCCAACTACCTCAGCCACGCGGGCGGCCGGGTGGCCTGCGGTGGCGCCTCCGCCTCGCCCGTGACGCTCAAGCGCGTGGCCAAACGTCAGGTGAGTGGCGGCACGGCCGTGGCTCGATCTGCTGCACATGGAAAGCTGGCTGACGTTGTTGCGCAGGTGGACTACATACTGGGGGACAACCCGCTGGGGATGTCGTACATGGTGGGGTACGGGGCGCGGTGGCCGCGGCGGATCCACCACCGGGGGAGCTCGCTGCCGTCGGTGAAGGTGCACCCGGGGCGGATCGGGTGCAAGGCCGGGACGGCCTACTACCTCAGCCCGTCGCCCAACCCCAACGTTCTGGTGGGAGCGGTGGTGGGCGGGCCGACCAACACCAGCGACGCCTTCCCCGACGCCCGCCCCGCATTCCAGCAGTCGGAGCCCACCACCTACATCAACGCCCCCCTCCTCGGCCTCCTCGCCTTCTTCTCCGCCCACCCCGACCCCAACTCCTGGTCCCAGGACTAACTCCGCCACCCTTGGCAATTTGATGACAGCACAAGTGCTAACTCTGGTAGTAGTAAAGTAGTAAACGAGTGACCGTTTTAATTCGTTGGTGTACAGAAGCAGGAGAGTAGTAATGGAGAGACGATG
The sequence above is drawn from the Musa acuminata AAA Group cultivar baxijiao unplaced genomic scaffold, Cavendish_Baxijiao_AAA HiC_scaffold_1079, whole genome shotgun sequence genome and encodes:
- the LOC103984057 gene encoding THO complex subunit 4D isoform X1; the encoded protein is MATSLDMSLDDLIKNRTGSQRGRGRGPGRGRGRGGSFRGRGMGMLHQGSLRVNSRPSPYKIAKSFSRTKDMIWRHDLFDDSMVAAGISGIETGTKLYISNLDYGVSNEDIRELFSEVGDLKRFAVHYDRTGRPSGSAEVVYTRRSDAMAALKRYNNVQLDGKPMKIEVIGTNLGLPITPRVNVLGGPNGRGKRTVVMTTNRGGFQRGRGRGRGRGSSVRGIGRGSVRGIGRGRGSGRMQNVEKSADDLDKELDTYHAEAMNTS
- the LOC135666298 gene encoding endoglucanase 6-like isoform X1, with amino-acid sequence MVSSPRLFWPLLAFLLAVLRPSAAAHDYGDALRKSIIFFEGQRSGKLPHDQRLTWRRDSGLHDGAADGVDLTGGYYDAGDNVKFGFPMAFTTTLMAWSVIDFGKSMGPQHLAEALKAVRWATDYLLKATAVPCVVYVQVGDAFRDHSCWERPEDMDTPRTVYKVDRDHPGSEIAGETAAALAAASIAFRSADPAYSARLLDRAISVFEFADKHRGAYSSSLHDAVCPFYCDVSGYEDELLWGAAWLHKASRRRNYREYIRRNEVILHAGDSINEFGWENKHAGINVLISKEVLMGKDDYLESFRINADNFICSLLPGISDHPQIQYSPGGLLFKAGGSNMQHVTALSFLLLAYSNYLSHAGGRVACGGASASPVTLKRVAKRQVDYILGDNPLGMSYMVGYGARWPRRIHHRGSSLPSVKVHPGRIGCKAGTAYYLSPSPNPNVLVGAVVGGPTNTSDAFPDARPAFQQSEPTTYINAPLLGLLAFFSAHPDPNSWSQD
- the LOC103984057 gene encoding THO complex subunit 4C isoform X3; the protein is MCYFGGILISFSRTKDMIWRHDLFDDSMVAAGISGIETGTKLYISNLDYGVSNEDIRELFSEVGDLKRFAVHYDRTGRPSGSAEVVYTRRSDAMAALKRYNNVQLDGKPMKIEVIGTNLGLPITPRVNVLGGPNGRGKRTVVMTPQFVRGGSSSFNRASGTNRGGFQRGRGRGRGRGSSVRGIGRGSVRGIGRGRGSGRMQNVEKSADDLDKELDTYHAEAMNTS
- the LOC103984057 gene encoding THO complex subunit 4D isoform X2 is translated as MATSLDMSLDDLIKNRTGSQRGRGRGPGRGRGRGGSFRGRGMGMLHQGSLRVNSRPSPYKIAKSFSRTKDMIWRHDLFDDSMVAAGISGIETGTKLYISNLDYGVSNEDIRELFSEVGDLKRFAVHYDRTGRPSGSAEVVYTRRSDAMAALKRYNNVQLDGKPMKIEVIGTNLGLPITPRVNVLGGPNGRGKRTVVMTPQFVRGGSSSFNRASGTNRGGFQRGRGRGRGRGSSVRGIGRGSVRGIGRGRGSGRMQNVEKSADDLDKELDTYHAEAMNTS
- the LOC135666298 gene encoding endoglucanase 6-like isoform X2, coding for MVSSPRLFWPLLAFLLAVLRPSAAAHDYGDALRKSIIFFEGQRSGKLPHDQRLTWRRDSGLHDGAADGVRPPFFGISWCGLVSWGVDLTGGYYDAGDNVKFGFPMAFTTTLMAWSVIDFGKSMGPQHLAEALKAVRWATDYLLKATAVPCVVYVQVGDAFRDHSCWERPEDMDTPRTVYKVDRDHPGSEIAGETAAALAAASIAFRSADPAYSARLLDRAISVFEFADKHRGAYSSSLHDAVCPFYCDVSGYEDELLWGAAWLHKASRRRNYREYIRRNEVILHAGDSINEFGWENKHAGINVLISKEVLMGKDDYLESFRINADNFICSLLPGISDHPQIQYSPGGLLFKAGGSNMQHVTALSFLLLAYSNYLSHAGGRVACGGASASPVTLKRVAKRQVDYILGDNPLGMSYMVGYGARWPRRIHHRGSSLPSVKVHPGRIGCKAGTAYYLSPSPNPNVLVGAVVGGPTNTSDAFPDARPAFQQSEPTTYINAPLLGLLAFFSAHPDPNSWSQD
- the LOC103984057 gene encoding THO complex subunit 4C isoform X4 gives rise to the protein MSFSRTKDMIWRHDLFDDSMVAAGISGIETGTKLYISNLDYGVSNEDIRELFSEVGDLKRFAVHYDRTGRPSGSAEVVYTRRSDAMAALKRYNNVQLDGKPMKIEVIGTNLGLPITPRVNVLGGPNGRGKRTVVMTPQFVRGGSSSFNRASGTNRGGFQRGRGRGRGRGSSVRGIGRGSVRGIGRGRGSGRMQNVEKSADDLDKELDTYHAEAMNTS